In Vigna angularis cultivar LongXiaoDou No.4 chromosome 8, ASM1680809v1, whole genome shotgun sequence, one DNA window encodes the following:
- the LOC108321234 gene encoding uncharacterized protein LOC108321234, which translates to MKYPSEKGAICTVRADKKTARECYVAGLRLHTRQIKRQAIGSEVAMADLDPRMNTEDRLEPMGETQPVLIWKSPSQTTTMAQGLEPGVEEGLRSLLWKNRDLFAWTSADMSGIHPTVIFHKLSLFKEARPVAQKKRRMGEEKRKAVEEEVKKLKDAAFVREVTYTTWLANVVMVKKSSGKWRMCTDYTDLNKACPKDSHPLPNIDALVDGASEHRVLSFLDAYSGYNQIPMFGPDREKTAFITERANFYYEVMPFGLKNVGATYQRLMDRIFQEQIGKCMDVYVDDMVVRSADGMGHIKDLEEVFHQVRKFGMRLNPAKCTFGVATGKFLGFMLTSRGIEANLDKCEAVLQMQSLATLKEVQRLVGGLTALSRFIPKLAERVKPVLRKMKKGAGPVWDAECEWVFQDVKTILLNPPVMNQPVPGDDLHIFLGVSESAPHTSGCGNPIPTSGEGRTGAVKCIKKTSPLLPKPSGGCQYRFPHLQNPEKAGLGWADGIVAVELSEFGLRYQPRGSVRGQHLANFAAELPPYSRDEWNLYVDGASGRSISGAGIVLEGPNGFLLEHSLVFKFKVSNNQAEYEALMAGLELARDMGARRVTCRTDSQLVVGQMNGDFQVKEEQLSRYFHRATELARTFDKVCLQHIPREENARADMLSKLSSGKEKGQLTTVVRQVLLQPSIECITVSDGEKHWRSKIRDIMSRQDDGRPVEQREAKKIARYLLVGDNLYRRGFTTPLLKCLGVEEACYVLNELHNGICGFQTG; encoded by the exons ATGAAGTACCCCTCCGAGAAAGGAGCTATATGCACTGTCCGGGCGGACAAAAAAACGGCCCGGGAGTGCTATGTTGCCGGCTTAAGGTTGCACACCCGACAAATAAAGCGGCAGGCGATCGGCTCTGAGGTCGCCATGGCCGACCTCGACCCAAGGATGAACACCGAAGACCGGCTGGAACCGATGGGGGAAACCCAGCCTGTCTTGATATGGAAGAGCCCCTCCCAGACGACTACCATGGCCCAGGGACTGGAGCCCGGTGTGGAGGAAGGGCTTAGGTCGCTCCTGTGGAAGAATAGGGACTTGTTCGCATGGACGTCGGCCGACATGTCAGGGATCCACCCAACGGTCATTTTCCATAAACTCTCTCTGTTCAAGGAGGCCCGACCGGTGGCCCAGAAGAAGCGGCGGATGGGCGAGGAGAAGCGGAAGGCCGTTGAAGAGGAGGTGAAAAAGTTGAAGGACGCAGCCTTTGTCCGGGAGGTCACCTACACTACTTGGTTAGCCAACGTGGTGATGGTGAAAAAGAGCAGtgggaagtggcgcatgtgCACTGACTACACCGACCTGAACAAGGCCTGCCCGAAGGATTCTCATCCCTTACCTAATATAGACGCCTTGGTGGATGGCGCCTCCGAACATCGGGTGCTAAGTTTCCTGGACGCGTACTCCGGATATAACCAGATTCCGATGTTCGGGCCGGACCGGGAAAAGACGGCATTCATCACGGAGAGGGCAAACTTCTATTATGAAGTAATGCCATTCGGATTAAAGAATGTCGGGGCCACCTACCAGCGGCTAATGGACCGGATCTTCCAGGAGCAGATAGGCAAGTGCATGGACGTGTACGTGGACGACATGGTCGTCCGTTCGGCAGATGGAATGGGACACATTAAGGACCTGGAGGAAGTCTTTCACCAGGTTAGAAAGTTTGGGATGCGATTGAACCCGGCTAAGTGCACATTCGGGGTAGCCACCGGAAAATTCCTGGGCTTCATGCTTACATCCAGAGGGATTGAGGCCAATCTTGATAAATGTGAGGCGGTGCTCCAGATGCAAAGCCTGGCCACTCTTAAAGAGGTCCAAAGGTTAGTCGGAGGCCTCACAGCCTTATCACGGTTCATCCCAAAGCTTGCCGAGAGAGTCAAACCTGTCCTACGGAAGATGAAGAAGGGAGCCGGCCCCGTATGGGACGCCGAGTGCGAATGGGTTTTTCAGGACGTCAAAACCATCCTGCTTAACCCTCCCGTGATGAACCAGCCCGTACCAGGAGACGATCTGCACATCTTCCTCGGCGTGTCGGAGTCGGCC CCGCACACTTCTGGATGCGGAAACCCGATACCAACAAGTGGAGAAGGTAGAACTGGCGCTGTTAAATGCATCAAGAAGACTTCGCCCCTACTTCCAAAGCCATCAGGTGGTTGTCAGTACCGATTTCCCCATCTCCAAAATCCTGAGAAAGCTGGACTTGGTTGGGCAGATGGTATCGTGGCGGTAGAACTGTCAGAGTTCGGCCTACGCTACCAACCGAGGGGGTCGGTCAGGGGCCAGCACTTGGCAAATTTCGCGGCCGAACTTCCCCCCTACAGCCGGGACGAGTGGAATCTGTACGTGGATGGAGCATCTGGCAGGTCCATCAGCGGGGCAGGCATAGTGTTGGAGGGCCCCAACGGTTTCCTATTGGAGCACTCCTTGGTATTTAAGTTCAAGGTCTCCAATAATCAAGCAGAGTATGAAGCGCTGATGGCCGGTCTAGAATTAGCGAGGGATATGGGAGCGAGAAGAGTCACTTGCCGGACAGACTCGCAGCTGGTCGTCGGCCAGATGAATGGCGACTTCCAGGTTAAAGAGGAACAACTGTCGCGATACTTCCACCGCGCAACAGAATTGGCGAGGACGTTCGACAAAGTCTGCCTCCAACACATCCCGAGGGAAGAGAACGCGAGGGCGGATATGTTGTCCAAACTCAGTTCAGGAAAAGAAAAGGGGCAGCTGACAACGGTCGTCCGACAGGTACTGCTCCAGCCCTCGATAGAGTGTATAACAGTATCTGACGGGGAGAAGCACTGGCGATCCAAGATTCGGGACATCATGTCCCGGCAGGACGACGGACGGCCCGTTGAGCAGCGCGAGGCAAAGAAAATCGCCCGCTACTTGCTAGTGGGGGACAACCTGTACAGAAGAGGGTTCACCACCCCCCTCCTCAAGTGCTTGGGGGTAGAAGAGGCGTGCTATGTACTGAACGAACTCCACAACGGCATTTGTGGTTTTCAAACTGGATGA